In Dromaius novaehollandiae isolate bDroNov1 chromosome 3, bDroNov1.hap1, whole genome shotgun sequence, the following are encoded in one genomic region:
- the CIMIP2C gene encoding ciliary microtubule inner protein 2C: MSFALGNSRVLVQPDSRGWDLGLSRSEEEKRAPSSQQTPHRTHAFPCRYRRHVPNITFSLGDTSRNTTVKCFQDFRSTAAEKSHQFPTLSSGRPAPACREQGWHQHPCTPLHSHSSPGSSRTEELRTFYQLSQQHREFYRDKTRTLHVVPYFVLPAKEKERYPHPLDLPPLSGKTRWHLFRVSPENLRTYQTFPSGERVTSQEREIRDSFFEYRA; the protein is encoded by the exons ATGAGCTTTGCTCTGGGAAATTCCAGAGTTTTGGTTCAACCAGACAGCCGAGGCTGGGACCTGGGTCTGTCCCGATCTGAGGAGGAGAAGCGagctccctcctcccagcagaCCCCACACCGAACTCATGCTTTCCCCTGCAGGTACCGAAGGCATGTCCCAAACATCACATTTTCCTTGGGAGACACCTCCAGAAACACCACCGTGAAATGCTTCCAGGATTTCCGGAGCACTGCCGCGGAGAAGAGCCACCAGTTCCCTACCCTCTCCTCTGGCCGTCCGGCACCGGCGTGCCGAGAGCAGGGCTGGCACCAGCACCCGTGCACCCCTTTGCATTCCCACTCCAGCCCGGGCAGCAGCCGTACGGAGGAGCTGAGGACCTTCTACCAG CTGTCCCAGCAGCACCGGGAGTTTTACCGGGACAAGACCAGGACACTTCACGTCGTTCCCTACTTTGTGTTgcctgcaaaagaaaaggaaagataccCTCATCCACTTGACCT ccctccaCTCAGCGGGAAGACCCGGTGGCATTTATTCCGGGTGTCACCAGAGAACCTGCGGACGTACCAGACCTTCCCCTCAGGAGAAAGGGTCACCTCCCAGGAGAGGGAAATCCGAGACAGCTTTTTCGAGTACAGAGCATAA